The following are encoded together in the Vigna unguiculata cultivar IT97K-499-35 chromosome 2, ASM411807v1, whole genome shotgun sequence genome:
- the LOC114173181 gene encoding cyclin-J18 isoform X2, whose translation MEENEIEMEIGRVPVVEFLIQSAEHLHVSPIVKYSAFSFLADRFFHSLPTFIQAAGASSSSWLLRPVTESTLQLFALISLWISTKIHNSRPLSVASFKSLAHTFIKDQHFTTRNFLEAEVLFMQVLNFEIGTSNIAFFFLEDLWVQFKGVARVGELISIEVCMDIMDLLYEKEEMSVHFRSPKSLAASILKWEFPLLAWVNFVTSCKEDDITRLVTKILKHVLGPT comes from the exons ATGGAAGAGAATGAGATAGAGATGGAGATTGGAAGGGTCCCCGTGGTTGAGTTTCTCATTCAGTCTGCTGAA CACCTCCATGTTTCCCCCATTGTTAAGTACTCTGCATTCTCCTTCTTAGCCGATCGCTTCTTTCATTCTCTCCCAACCTTCATACAAGCTGCTGGAGCTTCCTCTTCAAGCTGGCTATTGCGACCTGTCACCGAGAGCACCTTGCAGCTGTTTGCGCTTATTTCCCTGTGGATTTCTACCAAA ATACACAATTCTCGACCACTCTCCGTTGCATCTTTCAAGTCCTTGGCTCACACTTTCATCAAGGACCAGCACTTCACTACTCGGAATTTCCTTGAAGCA GAGGTCCTCTTCATGCAG GTTTTGAATTTTGAGATTGGTACATCAAATATTGCTTTTTTCTTCCTTGAAGACCTTTGGGTTCAGTTCAA GGGAGTGGCCAGAGTTGGTGAATTAATTAGCATTGAAGTTTGCATGGATATTATGGATCTTCTCTATGAAAAAGAGGAGATGTCGGTTCATTTTAGGTCCCCTAAGTCCCTTGCTGCGTCAATCTTG AAATGGGAGTTTCCTCTTCTTGCATGGG TAAATTTTGTGACCTCATGTAAGGAAGATGATATCACAAGATTGGTGACCAAGATTCTCAAGCATGTTCTTGGCCCTACTTGA
- the LOC114173181 gene encoding cyclin-J18 isoform X1 produces the protein MEENEIEMEIGRVPVVEFLIQSAEHLHVSPIVKYSAFSFLADRFFHSLPTFIQAAGASSSSWLLRPVTESTLQLFALISLWISTKIHNSRPLSVASFKSLAHTFIKDQHFTTRNFLEAEVLFMQVLNFEIGTSNIAFFFLEDLWVQFKGVARVGELISIEVCMDIMDLLYEKEEMSVHFRSPKSLAASILVTSYVITVPRQKWEFPLLAWVNFVTSCKEDDITRLVTKILKHVLGPT, from the exons ATGGAAGAGAATGAGATAGAGATGGAGATTGGAAGGGTCCCCGTGGTTGAGTTTCTCATTCAGTCTGCTGAA CACCTCCATGTTTCCCCCATTGTTAAGTACTCTGCATTCTCCTTCTTAGCCGATCGCTTCTTTCATTCTCTCCCAACCTTCATACAAGCTGCTGGAGCTTCCTCTTCAAGCTGGCTATTGCGACCTGTCACCGAGAGCACCTTGCAGCTGTTTGCGCTTATTTCCCTGTGGATTTCTACCAAA ATACACAATTCTCGACCACTCTCCGTTGCATCTTTCAAGTCCTTGGCTCACACTTTCATCAAGGACCAGCACTTCACTACTCGGAATTTCCTTGAAGCA GAGGTCCTCTTCATGCAG GTTTTGAATTTTGAGATTGGTACATCAAATATTGCTTTTTTCTTCCTTGAAGACCTTTGGGTTCAGTTCAA GGGAGTGGCCAGAGTTGGTGAATTAATTAGCATTGAAGTTTGCATGGATATTATGGATCTTCTCTATGAAAAAGAGGAGATGTCGGTTCATTTTAGGTCCCCTAAGTCCCTTGCTGCGTCAATCTTG GTTACGTCATACGTAATCACGGTCCCTAGACAGAAATGGGAGTTTCCTCTTCTTGCATGGG TAAATTTTGTGACCTCATGTAAGGAAGATGATATCACAAGATTGGTGACCAAGATTCTCAAGCATGTTCTTGGCCCTACTTGA
- the LOC114173181 gene encoding cyclin-J18-like isoform X3 — MEENEIEMEIGRVPVVEFLIQSAEIHNSRPLSVASFKSLAHTFIKDQHFTTRNFLEAEVLFMQVLNFEIGTSNIAFFFLEDLWVQFKGVARVGELISIEVCMDIMDLLYEKEEMSVHFRSPKSLAASILVTSYVITVPRQKWEFPLLAWVNFVTSCKEDDITRLVTKILKHVLGPT; from the exons ATGGAAGAGAATGAGATAGAGATGGAGATTGGAAGGGTCCCCGTGGTTGAGTTTCTCATTCAGTCTGCTGAA ATACACAATTCTCGACCACTCTCCGTTGCATCTTTCAAGTCCTTGGCTCACACTTTCATCAAGGACCAGCACTTCACTACTCGGAATTTCCTTGAAGCA GAGGTCCTCTTCATGCAG GTTTTGAATTTTGAGATTGGTACATCAAATATTGCTTTTTTCTTCCTTGAAGACCTTTGGGTTCAGTTCAA GGGAGTGGCCAGAGTTGGTGAATTAATTAGCATTGAAGTTTGCATGGATATTATGGATCTTCTCTATGAAAAAGAGGAGATGTCGGTTCATTTTAGGTCCCCTAAGTCCCTTGCTGCGTCAATCTTG GTTACGTCATACGTAATCACGGTCCCTAGACAGAAATGGGAGTTTCCTCTTCTTGCATGGG TAAATTTTGTGACCTCATGTAAGGAAGATGATATCACAAGATTGGTGACCAAGATTCTCAAGCATGTTCTTGGCCCTACTTGA